From one Elusimicrobia bacterium HGW-Elusimicrobia-1 genomic stretch:
- a CDS encoding bifunctional phosphoribosylaminoimidazolecarboxamide formyltransferase/IMP cyclohydrolase PurH: MMKTKKTAILSVSDKTGLADFARGLIKAGYEIIATSGTAGFLSKMGVKVRDVSDLTGIPEMLDGRVKTLHPSVFGGVLASGKKHFAEIKKAGIAPVDLVAVNFYPFEEKAARVAKKDGDVAGHIDVGGVAMLRAAAKNYARVIAVSSSEDYHDVLTALSSGGNNENFRKRLASRAFAASAYYDSVISSRLSVDSDGAGVLVRSKIALPLKFVGALRYGENPHQPAVFYLCPAMGGMPLPERLGGKEISFNNLLDAAAGLAVAGDLAGHSACVVIKHTNPCGAAVARRAVDAYINAFATDPVSSFGGSVVFNCGVDEAAASEIVKVFTDSVVAPSFTASALTMLKKKKNLLILKSKPAAAGAKFEFRSIFGGALVQKPDIVRGGAFRVVTKKRPSVDEKKSLLFAEAVAKYSKSNAVVLASGSVTLGVGSGCVSRIDAFRAALAKMRARPSMPDGKIVLASDAFLPFDDIAREAAAVGVSSIIQPGGSIRDADSVRACDEAGISMVFTGVRHFKH; the protein is encoded by the coding sequence ATGATGAAAACAAAAAAAACAGCCATCTTGAGTGTCAGCGATAAAACGGGTCTGGCGGATTTTGCGCGCGGACTTATCAAGGCGGGTTACGAAATTATAGCGACTTCGGGCACGGCCGGTTTTTTGTCGAAGATGGGCGTTAAAGTCCGCGACGTATCGGACTTAACGGGCATTCCGGAGATGCTCGACGGCAGAGTAAAGACGCTTCATCCGTCTGTTTTCGGCGGAGTGCTTGCTTCCGGCAAGAAGCACTTTGCGGAAATTAAAAAGGCCGGTATAGCGCCCGTCGACCTGGTCGCGGTCAATTTTTATCCGTTCGAGGAAAAGGCCGCCCGCGTCGCCAAAAAAGACGGAGACGTTGCCGGGCATATAGACGTAGGCGGTGTTGCGATGCTGCGAGCCGCCGCAAAAAATTATGCGAGGGTAATCGCCGTTTCGTCGAGCGAGGATTATCACGATGTTCTGACCGCTTTGTCCTCCGGCGGCAATAACGAAAATTTCAGAAAGCGTCTGGCTTCAAGAGCATTCGCCGCCTCGGCCTATTACGATTCCGTAATATCATCCCGTCTGTCCGTCGATAGCGACGGGGCGGGAGTCCTTGTCCGCTCCAAAATCGCGCTGCCCCTTAAATTCGTCGGCGCGCTGCGCTACGGGGAAAATCCGCATCAGCCCGCGGTTTTCTATCTGTGCCCCGCTATGGGCGGGATGCCGCTGCCTGAGCGTCTCGGCGGCAAGGAGATTTCCTTTAATAATCTTCTGGACGCCGCCGCGGGGCTCGCCGTCGCGGGGGATTTGGCCGGGCACTCGGCGTGCGTCGTCATTAAACATACAAATCCCTGCGGCGCCGCCGTCGCGCGGCGAGCCGTCGACGCTTACATAAATGCTTTCGCCACCGACCCTGTTTCTTCTTTCGGCGGTTCGGTGGTTTTTAATTGCGGGGTAGACGAGGCCGCCGCCTCTGAAATTGTAAAAGTATTTACAGATTCCGTCGTAGCGCCGTCGTTTACGGCGTCCGCTTTGACGATGCTGAAAAAGAAAAAAAATCTTTTGATATTAAAGTCGAAACCCGCGGCCGCCGGCGCGAAGTTTGAATTCAGAAGTATTTTCGGCGGGGCGCTTGTGCAGAAACCCGACATCGTCCGCGGCGGCGCTTTCAGAGTCGTTACCAAAAAACGTCCGTCCGTCGACGAGAAAAAATCGCTTTTGTTCGCGGAGGCAGTCGCCAAATATTCCAAGTCGAACGCCGTGGTTTTGGCGTCGGGTTCCGTGACGCTGGGCGTGGGGTCCGGATGCGTTTCGCGCATAGACGCTTTCAGGGCCGCTCTGGCCAAGATGCGCGCGCGACCGTCTATGCCCGACGGAAAAATCGTTCTGGCCTCCGACGCGTTTTTGCCGTTTGACGACATCGCGCGCGAAGCCGCCGCCGTCGGCGTGAGCTCGATAATTCAGCCCGGCGGATCCATCCGCGACGCCGATTCCGTCCGCGCCTGCGACGAGGCCGGCATATCCATGGTCTTTACGGGCGTAAGGCATTTCAAACATTAG
- a CDS encoding recombination regulator RecX, with protein MNRRPTQTKPRMAAFDYALNLLAMRDRTRKDIAARLQKKKYSSDEIAAALDKLAEYGYVNDGKFARSYAASRLASGRAARLIRLELIRKGVERDLAAEVAGEIKQSPSDEVKAALALVGRKLPKNISRDKAAARIAGLLSRRGFSWDAVSAVLKAVLRVSPEETIE; from the coding sequence ATGAATCGCCGCCCGACGCAGACAAAACCTCGTATGGCGGCATTCGACTACGCGCTGAATTTGCTGGCCATGCGCGACCGCACGCGAAAGGACATCGCGGCGCGGCTTCAAAAGAAAAAATATTCTTCCGACGAGATCGCCGCCGCGCTGGACAAACTCGCGGAATACGGATACGTGAACGACGGAAAGTTTGCGCGTTCTTATGCGGCAAGCCGTCTGGCGTCGGGGCGCGCTGCCCGCCTGATACGTCTGGAACTTATCAGAAAAGGCGTGGAGCGGGATCTTGCCGCCGAAGTGGCCGGCGAAATTAAGCAATCGCCTTCGGATGAAGTAAAAGCGGCTCTGGCGCTTGTCGGACGCAAATTGCCGAAAAATATTTCCCGCGACAAAGCCGCGGCGCGTATCGCGGGGCTGCTTTCGCGGCGCGGATTTTCGTGGGACGCGGTGTCGGCGGTTCTTAAAGCCGTGTTGCGCGTTTCTCCGGAGGAAACAATCGAATGA
- a CDS encoding 4Fe-4S ferredoxin — MSKVFWSGEISQHSLGRLLDAAGLSSVVSENHLTAVKIHFGEEGNLGYVRPKYARTVSQRIKALGAKPFLTDANTIYVGARANAVDHALVALKHGFTVEEAGAPVLIADGLRGNAGVDVKVDLKHFKTVSVANAVYYADSLVFISHFKGHEISGFGGALKNAGMGCATREGKYKQHNSVVPKVAREACTSCGACLSWCPSSALKIDGSDGFITLDPAKCVGCGECILSCPSEVFSIPWSDAASDVQEKMMEYAFGAVRGKKCIYINFVNYVTKFCDCYATKDKPFFDEIGLAVSTDPVAVDVACAEAVNKEFGGDFFRHIFPSIDYTVQLDYAERIGLGTRRYELINV, encoded by the coding sequence ATGAGCAAAGTGTTCTGGAGCGGGGAAATATCCCAACACTCTCTCGGGCGGCTGCTCGACGCGGCGGGTCTTTCTTCCGTCGTGTCCGAAAATCATCTGACCGCTGTTAAAATACATTTCGGCGAAGAAGGAAATCTCGGCTACGTGCGGCCTAAGTACGCGCGTACGGTGTCGCAGAGAATTAAGGCGCTGGGCGCAAAACCTTTTCTGACCGACGCCAATACCATTTACGTCGGCGCCCGGGCGAACGCCGTCGATCACGCGCTTGTGGCTCTGAAACACGGTTTTACCGTTGAAGAAGCGGGCGCGCCGGTACTAATCGCCGACGGACTTCGCGGCAACGCCGGCGTCGACGTTAAAGTCGATCTTAAACATTTCAAGACCGTATCTGTGGCCAATGCGGTATATTACGCGGATTCGCTGGTTTTTATTTCCCATTTCAAGGGGCACGAAATTTCCGGTTTCGGCGGAGCCCTTAAAAATGCCGGAATGGGATGCGCCACCCGCGAGGGGAAATACAAGCAGCACAATTCCGTGGTGCCCAAGGTCGCGCGCGAAGCGTGCACTTCCTGCGGAGCGTGTCTGTCGTGGTGTCCTTCGTCCGCGCTTAAAATCGACGGGAGCGACGGCTTTATAACTCTGGATCCGGCAAAATGCGTCGGTTGCGGCGAATGTATTCTCTCGTGTCCGTCGGAAGTTTTCAGTATTCCGTGGAGCGACGCGGCTTCGGACGTGCAGGAAAAAATGATGGAGTACGCCTTCGGGGCCGTTCGCGGCAAAAAATGTATTTACATCAATTTTGTCAACTACGTCACCAAATTCTGCGATTGCTATGCCACCAAGGATAAGCCGTTTTTCGACGAGATAGGCCTTGCCGTCTCCACCGATCCAGTGGCCGTGGATGTTGCCTGCGCCGAAGCCGTCAACAAAGAGTTCGGCGGAGATTTTTTCAGACATATTTTTCCGTCCATAGATTACACGGTGCAGCTCGACTATGCCGAGCGCATAGGTCTTGGGACGAGAAGGTACGAACTTATCAACGTATGA
- a CDS encoding DNA ligase (NAD(+)) LigA, which yields MKPASPIEKRINYLRDEIRRHDRLYYVDSRPEISDSEYDRLFRELETLERENQGFASGDSPTRRVAGGLSEGLGKVSHSVPMLSLANTYSADEVEEWIARVERLTGGEKKDFVVEPKIDGVSCALIYERGSLARAATRGDGETGEDVTPNVKTVRSVPLAVENSALLPARLEVRGEIYIDKEDFARLNDALAAEGKEMPFANPRNAASGSLRQKDPSVTARRRLKFLAHSAGEGSEAFASHSRFLASVAAAGIPSVKARIISTADGVMRYIRDAESNRDAYPFEIDGMVVKLDSVQQRSRLGSTARQPRWAIAYKFAARRAVSKINKIVFQVGRTGVVTPVAEIEPVAVGGVVISRATLHNFDEVKRLGVSEGDTVSVERAGDVIPKIIKVEQKAPSAVEVVPPVKCPACGSDVVREENEVAYRCVNPSCPQQLERSLAHFASRDAMNIEGMGEAVVAQLVAKKLVSDYSDIFGLKEDDLLGLELFKEKRAQNLLAAVEQSKSRPLSKLTYALGIRNVGEKTARVLADNFRDLNRLSSASKDELSSIREIGPAIAESVVNFFSQSQTRSLLAKLKKAGVNTVEPQNERVSDIFAGKTVVFTGELDGFTRAEAEAEVRKRGGEPSSAVSKKTGMVVTGANPGSKYAKALKLGVKVVDGSEFAEMLSEEFRKR from the coding sequence ATGAAACCCGCCTCCCCGATTGAAAAAAGAATAAATTATCTGCGCGATGAAATAAGGCGTCACGACCGTCTTTATTACGTGGACAGCCGTCCGGAAATATCCGACTCGGAATATGACCGGCTTTTCAGGGAACTCGAAACCCTGGAGAGGGAGAATCAGGGTTTTGCTTCCGGCGATTCGCCCACCCGCCGGGTTGCCGGCGGCCTTTCGGAAGGTTTAGGGAAAGTCAGTCACTCCGTACCGATGCTTTCTCTGGCAAATACGTACAGCGCCGACGAAGTCGAAGAATGGATTGCCCGCGTGGAGCGTCTGACAGGCGGTGAAAAAAAAGATTTTGTCGTCGAGCCCAAAATAGACGGAGTAAGCTGCGCGCTGATTTACGAGCGAGGTTCTTTGGCGCGCGCCGCGACCCGCGGCGACGGCGAAACCGGAGAGGACGTTACGCCGAATGTCAAAACCGTGCGTTCCGTTCCGCTTGCCGTGGAAAATTCCGCTTTGCTGCCCGCTCGTCTGGAAGTGCGCGGCGAGATTTATATAGACAAAGAGGATTTCGCGCGGCTCAATGACGCCCTTGCCGCCGAGGGCAAGGAGATGCCTTTTGCGAATCCCCGCAACGCGGCATCCGGCTCTCTGCGTCAGAAAGACCCGTCGGTAACCGCCCGGCGGAGATTGAAGTTTCTGGCGCATTCCGCGGGAGAAGGTTCCGAAGCATTTGCGTCGCATTCCAGGTTTCTTGCGTCGGTGGCGGCCGCCGGAATACCTTCGGTGAAGGCGCGGATTATTTCTACGGCCGACGGCGTAATGCGCTACATCCGCGATGCCGAATCCAACCGGGACGCTTATCCCTTTGAAATTGACGGTATGGTTGTGAAGCTTGATTCAGTGCAGCAGCGGTCGCGCCTCGGCTCGACGGCCCGTCAGCCGCGGTGGGCCATAGCGTACAAGTTTGCCGCCCGCAGGGCGGTTTCAAAAATCAACAAAATCGTTTTTCAGGTCGGACGTACGGGGGTAGTCACGCCCGTAGCCGAAATAGAACCCGTCGCCGTCGGCGGCGTGGTGATTTCGCGCGCCACTCTGCATAATTTCGACGAAGTCAAACGCCTCGGCGTGTCCGAGGGCGACACGGTCTCCGTCGAGCGAGCGGGCGATGTGATACCCAAGATTATCAAGGTGGAGCAAAAAGCGCCGTCGGCGGTGGAGGTCGTTCCGCCGGTAAAATGCCCCGCCTGCGGTTCGGACGTGGTGCGCGAAGAAAACGAGGTCGCCTACCGCTGCGTAAATCCTTCGTGTCCGCAGCAGCTTGAACGTTCGCTGGCTCATTTCGCGTCGCGCGACGCGATGAATATCGAGGGGATGGGCGAGGCGGTTGTCGCGCAGCTCGTCGCAAAAAAGCTGGTGTCCGACTATTCCGATATTTTCGGGCTTAAAGAAGATGATCTTCTGGGACTGGAGCTTTTCAAAGAAAAAAGGGCGCAAAATCTTCTGGCGGCCGTGGAGCAGTCAAAATCGCGTCCGCTTTCAAAACTGACGTACGCTCTCGGCATAAGAAACGTCGGGGAAAAAACGGCAAGAGTTCTGGCGGACAACTTCAGGGATTTGAACCGCCTGTCGTCGGCCTCGAAAGACGAACTCTCGTCGATACGCGAGATAGGGCCGGCCATAGCGGAATCCGTCGTCAATTTCTTTTCGCAGTCGCAGACGCGGTCGCTGCTTGCAAAACTCAAAAAGGCGGGTGTAAACACCGTCGAGCCGCAAAATGAGCGCGTTTCGGACATTTTCGCCGGCAAGACCGTGGTGTTCACGGGCGAATTGGATGGTTTTACCCGCGCCGAGGCGGAAGCGGAAGTAAGAAAGAGGGGCGGCGAACCGTCGTCGGCCGTAAGCAAAAAAACCGGCATGGTGGTGACCGGCGCAAATCCGGGTTCAAAATACGCCAAAGCCCTGAAGCTCGGCGTAAAAGTCGTTGACGGAAGTGAATTCGCCGAGATGCTATCGGAAGAGTTTAGAAAAAGATAA
- the nusB gene encoding transcription antitermination factor NusB, translating into MSRRQAREDALKLLYLRDLCGADAAAAEAVIYGSLTSPSTGVMEFSRALFNGVAVHQTEIDERIEKYSANWALDRMNIVDKTILRVAVYELLGMDGTPPKVVINEAVELAKTYSGDKAKIFINGVLDKIKDSPAFPSPDGKKR; encoded by the coding sequence ATGTCGAGACGCCAAGCGCGCGAGGATGCGCTCAAACTACTCTATCTGCGAGACCTCTGCGGCGCCGACGCCGCGGCGGCGGAGGCCGTTATATACGGTTCATTGACTTCGCCGTCGACGGGTGTGATGGAGTTTTCGCGCGCGCTTTTCAACGGCGTGGCGGTTCATCAGACCGAGATCGACGAGCGCATAGAAAAGTATTCCGCCAATTGGGCGCTCGACAGGATGAATATCGTCGATAAAACTATTCTGAGGGTCGCCGTCTACGAGTTGCTGGGAATGGACGGCACGCCGCCCAAGGTCGTCATAAACGAGGCCGTGGAATTGGCAAAAACGTATTCCGGAGACAAGGCCAAAATATTCATAAACGGCGTTCTGGACAAGATAAAAGATTCTCCCGCTTTTCCGTCGCCCGACGGCAAAAAGAGATGA
- a CDS encoding 6,7-dimethyl-8-ribityllumazine synthase yields MTTVHQGNLTARNKKFAVVASRFNDFITARLVEGALDTLIRHEADEKNIEVWKVPGSFEIPALAKRIAASKKFDAVICLGCVIRGDTPHFDYVAAEAAKGIAQVSMSADVPVIFGVITADNLEQAVERAGAKAGNKGKDAAETAIEMANLYANLVK; encoded by the coding sequence ATGACAACGGTTCATCAGGGAAATTTGACGGCGAGAAATAAAAAATTCGCCGTGGTGGCGTCAAGGTTCAACGATTTCATAACGGCGCGTCTCGTCGAGGGCGCTCTCGACACTCTCATAAGACACGAAGCCGACGAGAAAAACATCGAGGTATGGAAAGTCCCCGGATCTTTTGAAATACCCGCGCTGGCAAAAAGAATAGCGGCCTCCAAAAAGTTCGACGCGGTCATCTGTCTGGGATGTGTTATCAGAGGCGATACGCCGCATTTTGACTACGTTGCCGCCGAAGCCGCCAAGGGCATAGCCCAGGTTTCTATGTCCGCCGACGTTCCCGTTATCTTCGGAGTCATAACGGCCGACAATCTTGAACAGGCCGTGGAGCGCGCCGGAGCCAAAGCGGGCAACAAAGGCAAAGACGCGGCGGAAACCGCCATTGAGATGGCGAACCTTTATGCCAATTTGGTAAAATAG